From a region of the Zingiber officinale cultivar Zhangliang unplaced genomic scaffold, Zo_v1.1 ctg45, whole genome shotgun sequence genome:
- the LOC122037465 gene encoding squamosa promoter-binding-like protein 12 has translation MGTAVCSSSEVGDCSLQGSNSASADSSKAKKRIQEINRSVEGFLHNHRVVKSKTSDPCIGTGIENSTSSSYIISSICEKSMLSTYCQVEGCNIDLTTAKDYHRKHRVCEDHAKSPKVSVGGQECRFCQQCSRFHALSEFDQKKRSCRKRLFYHNARRRKPQLGTTSFSSPTLPASLYDDGRQANLMFVRAPFSQMTTRASSIRDHSSSLQHTQTGESSMMKLSKTKGVKRQLIFPSSGLLFNGSAVSHDMSWLLPSGVAAAEVPDQGLELNIAFRSDGATDVHSAYSLLSTKSHTPPNRGTTSNSQFAYANNNNDAARPTLHAFDETKGLATSLPFGQLSSKTSFGTGFFDSSQPGLERHPMDHNLI, from the exons ATGGGGACGGCCGTGTGTTCTAGCTCAGAAGTGGGTGACTGCTCTCTTCAAGGCTCCAATTCAGCGTCTGCTGATTCTTCCAaggcaaagaagagaatacaagaaATCAATAGGTCAGTTGAAGGATTCCTTCATAATCACAGGGTTGTCAAATCCAAAACTTCAGATCCCTGTATCGGGACTGGTATTGAGAATTCCACTTCTTCAAGTTATATCATCTCATCAATTTGTGAGAAAAGTATGCTGAGCACATACTGCCAAGTAGAAGGCTGCAACATCGACCTCACTACAGCTAAAGATTATCATCGGAAACATAGAGTTTGTGAAGACCATGCCAAGTCCCCTAAGGTTTCTGTTGGTGGTCAAGAATGCAGGTTTTGCCAACAATGTAGCAG ATTCCATGCTTTGTCAGAGTTTGATCAGAAAAAGCGAAGTTGCCGCAAACGCTTATTTTATCACAATGCACGTCGACGCAAGCCACAGCTAGGTACAACCTCATTCAGTTCTCCAACACTACCTGCATCTCTCTACG ATGATGGACGGCAGGCAAACCTTATGTTTGTTAGAGCTCCATTTAGTCAAATGACAACCAGGGCAAGTTCGATAAGGGATCACTCGAGCAGCTTACAACATACTCAAACCGGCGAATCTTCCATGATGAAGTTGAGTAAAACGAAGGGCGTTAAAAGGCAACTTATTTTTCCTTCCAGTGGTCTATTGTTTAATGGCTCAGCAGTTAGCCATGATATGAGCTGGCTCTTACCATCCGGAGTAGCAGCTGCGGAGGTCCCCGATCAAG GCCTAGAACTGAATATCGCATTCCGCTCAGACGGAGCAACGGATGTTCATAGTGCTTACTCTCTTCTGTCAACCAAATCTCATACTCCACCAAACAGAGGAACTACTTCTAATTCTCAGTTTGCATATGCGAATAATAACAACGATGCAGCTCGTCCCACATTGCACGCATTCGACGAAACAAAGGGCCTAGCGACATCACTACCATTCGGGCAACTGTCGTCAAAGACATCCTTTGGCACGGGTTTCTTCGACTCCAGTCAACCAG GATTGGAAAGGCACCCAATGGATCACAATTTGATTTGA